The DNA segment CGTGTTTGCCTCCATCGCCGCATCCGGTGCGGCCCAGCCTGCGGGCTCTATGTCCGCTGCTGCTCCCGCGCCCGCTACGGCCACCACGACCCCCGCACCCGTTCCGTCCGCTGCGCCCGCCCGCTACAGCATCGGCATCGACCTGGGCACCACGCACTGCGCGCTGTCCTATGTGAACAGGGCGGCCAGCGACGGTGAAACCGTGGTGCAGGGCGTGCTGGAGATTCCCCAGCTGACGGGGCCCGCCAGCGTGGAAGCCAAGCCGCTGCTGCCGTCCTTTCTGTACCTGCCGCACGAGAGCGAGCTGACCGAGGCCGAGCGCCGCCTGCCCGGCGCGGCCGCGCAGGACTTCATCACCGGCGAGTTCGCCCGCAGCCGCGGTGCGGCCACGCCCATCCGGCTGGTCAGCAGCGCCAAGAGCTGGCTGTGCCACCCTGGCGTGGACCGCCGCGCAGGCATTCTGCCGCCCGATGCGCCCGAGGAAGTCAGCCGCATCTCGCCGCTGACCGCGTCCATCCGCTACCTGGAGCACCTGCGCTGGGCCTGGGAGCAGGCCCATCCCGAGGCCCCGTTTGCCGAGCAGGACATCACCGTCACCATTCCCGCATCGTTCGATCCTGCAGCGCGCGAGCTGACGGCCGAGGCCTGCAAGGCCGCCGGCTTTGACCGGCTGACCCTGTTGGAGGAGCCCCAGGCAGCGCTGTACAGCTGGATCCAGGCCAGCGGCGGCCAGTGGCGCAAGCAGGTCCGGCATGGCGACATCATCCTGGTGGTGGACGTGGGTGGCGGCACCACTGACCTGTCGCTGATCGCCGTGCTGGAGCGCGAGGGCAATCTGGAGCTGCAACGGATTGCCGTGGGCGAGCACATTCTGCTGGGCGGCGACAACATGGACCTGGCCCTGGCCTACGGTGTGGCGCGCAAGCTGGCGCAGGAAGGCAAGCAGCTGGATGCCTGGCAGACCCGCGCGCTGGCCCATGGCTGCCGCAGTGCCAAGGAGCAACTGCTGGCCGATGCGGCGCTGCAGTCCGTGCCGGTGGTGGTGCCCAGCCGGGGCAGCAAGCTCATTGGTGGCAGCATCCGCACCGAAGTCACGCGCGACGAAGTGCTGGCCATGCTGGTCGAAGGCTTCTTCCCCAAGGTGGCCGTCAGCGACAAACCCAAGACCCGCGCCCGGGGCGCGCT comes from the Comamonas terrigena NBRC 13299 genome and includes:
- a CDS encoding Hsp70 family protein — protein: MSVFASIAASGAAQPAGSMSAAAPAPATATTTPAPVPSAAPARYSIGIDLGTTHCALSYVNRAASDGETVVQGVLEIPQLTGPASVEAKPLLPSFLYLPHESELTEAERRLPGAAAQDFITGEFARSRGAATPIRLVSSAKSWLCHPGVDRRAGILPPDAPEEVSRISPLTASIRYLEHLRWAWEQAHPEAPFAEQDITVTIPASFDPAARELTAEACKAAGFDRLTLLEEPQAALYSWIQASGGQWRKQVRHGDIILVVDVGGGTTDLSLIAVLEREGNLELQRIAVGEHILLGGDNMDLALAYGVARKLAQEGKQLDAWQTRALAHGCRSAKEQLLADAALQSVPVVVPSRGSKLIGGSIRTEVTRDEVLAMLVEGFFPKVAVSDKPKTRARGALTQLGLPYAQDAAVTRHLAAFLTRQVNALADIDGLDGDQVDGSTFLHPTAILFNGGVLKAGQIEQRIVEVINGWLDDEACAPARLLDGANLDLAVARGAAYYGHIATSGRGVRIRGGTAQSYYVGVESNMPAIPGMEPPLSALCLVPFGMEEGSEVALPDEEFGLVVGEPVRLRFFGSSVRRADTVGTMLDFWGPEELVELQEIELNLPAAGRVAGEVVPVTLQARVTDIGTLELNAVPVGGTERWKVEFDVRAETAADAAA